One genomic window of Streptomyces sp. NBC_01498 includes the following:
- a CDS encoding flavin-dependent oxidoreductase, translating into MTRILIAGGGIAGLTAALSLHAAGFDGITVAEAAREIQPLGAGLNIMPNAVRELDALGLLGRLDACAVRTRELRYYHRAGGLISREPRGLGAGYRWPQLSIHRGELQRVLADAVRERLGPDAVRSGVRVGGVETLPDGRARVLLAHRGGTGEDVPPGSAGSPGSPDSSVSSDFSDFSETVEPEVLIGADGIRSAVRAALNPAEGEPPWNGLLVWRGVSRVPADRVHTFMFIAGDDRQKAVVYPMTHPDGAEDADGSGGAEGYVLVNWALAMPAADIADAGRGDWNRPVPVAKFAHHYAGWEFDGVAVPEILAAAERAFEYPMVDREPLDRWTYGRTTLIGDAAHAMYPIGSNGATQSIVDARALAHAMATHPDRAEALRAYEAERRPAMTELQRANRRQGPEVVIGLAHARAPQGFTDIAEVIPPSELARIASRYAETGAFDPASVNAGSPYELPETTRR; encoded by the coding sequence ATGACCCGGATACTGATCGCGGGCGGCGGCATCGCCGGTCTCACCGCGGCGCTCTCCCTGCACGCGGCCGGGTTCGACGGGATCACCGTCGCCGAGGCGGCTCGGGAGATCCAGCCGCTCGGCGCCGGGCTGAACATCATGCCCAACGCCGTACGCGAACTCGACGCGCTCGGGCTGCTCGGCCGGCTCGACGCGTGCGCCGTACGGACCCGGGAGCTGCGCTACTACCACCGCGCGGGCGGGCTGATCTCGCGGGAGCCGCGCGGCCTGGGGGCGGGTTACCGCTGGCCGCAGCTCTCCATCCACCGGGGGGAGCTGCAACGCGTGCTCGCGGACGCGGTGCGGGAACGGCTCGGCCCGGACGCGGTGCGTTCCGGGGTGCGGGTCGGCGGCGTGGAGACCCTGCCGGACGGGCGGGCGCGGGTGCTGCTCGCGCACCGGGGCGGGACGGGCGAGGATGTGCCCCCGGGTTCGGCCGGTTCGCCGGGCTCCCCCGACTCGTCGGTCTCCTCGGACTTCTCGGACTTCTCCGAGACTGTGGAGCCCGAGGTGCTGATCGGCGCGGACGGCATCCGTTCGGCGGTCCGCGCGGCGCTCAACCCCGCCGAGGGCGAACCGCCGTGGAACGGGCTGCTGGTCTGGCGCGGTGTCTCCCGGGTTCCGGCGGACCGCGTGCACACGTTCATGTTCATCGCGGGCGACGACCGGCAGAAGGCGGTGGTCTACCCGATGACCCACCCGGACGGGGCGGAGGACGCGGACGGGTCCGGCGGGGCGGAGGGGTACGTCCTCGTCAACTGGGCGCTCGCGATGCCCGCCGCGGACATCGCCGATGCCGGGCGCGGTGACTGGAACCGGCCGGTGCCGGTGGCGAAGTTCGCCCACCACTACGCGGGGTGGGAGTTCGACGGCGTCGCGGTCCCCGAGATCCTGGCGGCGGCGGAGCGTGCCTTCGAGTACCCGATGGTGGACCGCGAACCGCTGGACCGGTGGACGTACGGCCGTACGACCCTGATCGGCGACGCGGCCCACGCGATGTACCCGATCGGGTCGAACGGCGCGACCCAGTCGATCGTCGACGCGCGCGCCCTGGCCCACGCGATGGCGACGCACCCCGACCGCGCCGAGGCCCTGCGGGCGTACGAGGCGGAGCGCCGCCCGGCCATGACGGAGCTTCAGCGGGCCAACCGCCGGCAGGGCCCCGAGGTCGTCATCGGCCTGGCCCACGCCCGCGCCCCCCAGGGCTTCACGGACATCGCCGAGGTGATCCCGCCGTCCGAACTGGCCCGGATCGCGTCGCGGTACGCCGAGACGGGAGCGTTCGACCCGGCATCGGTGAACGCGGGGTCCCCGTACGAGCTGCCGGAGACCACGCGGCGGTGA
- a CDS encoding alginate lyase family protein, whose protein sequence is MRPGVIPRVLGLSAALAGLIGAAFTAPASAGDRPAAPPAAATALPAAVAAPATFTHPGVGVSRPQLDFVRGKVQAGAQPWKAAYDQMLGSRYASLSRVPKPRAVVECGSYSNPNNGCTDEREDAIAAYTTALAWYINRDDRYARKSIELMDAWSNTIRDHTNSNAPLQTAWAGSSWPKAAEIIKHTYSGWPNSGRFATMLRSVYLPEIINGSGSNGNWELSMNEAALGIAVHLEDRGAYDKTVGIFRNRVPAFIYLPSDGALPRTVPGSGLDTRDEIIGYWHNQSTFMQGLAQETCRDLTHTGYGLSAISHVAETSRIQGQDLYPEVGDRLRHAFGLHTKYQNGEPVPGNLCGGSLKDNLGPISEVAFNALGNRLGNAMTNTQLYTERMRPQGTNNLFVAWETLTHANNPA, encoded by the coding sequence ATGCGTCCCGGAGTCATCCCCAGAGTCCTCGGCCTGTCCGCCGCCCTCGCCGGTCTGATCGGCGCGGCCTTCACGGCCCCCGCGTCGGCCGGCGACCGGCCGGCGGCACCGCCGGCCGCCGCCACGGCCCTGCCCGCCGCCGTCGCGGCCCCCGCGACCTTCACCCACCCCGGCGTCGGCGTCAGCCGGCCCCAACTCGACTTCGTACGCGGCAAGGTGCAGGCCGGCGCCCAGCCCTGGAAGGCCGCCTACGACCAGATGCTGGGCAGCAGGTACGCCTCCCTGTCCCGGGTGCCCAAGCCCCGCGCGGTCGTCGAGTGCGGCTCGTACTCCAACCCCAACAACGGCTGCACCGACGAGCGCGAGGACGCCATCGCGGCCTACACCACCGCGCTGGCCTGGTACATCAACCGTGACGACCGCTACGCCCGGAAGTCCATCGAGCTGATGGACGCCTGGTCCAACACCATCCGCGACCACACCAACAGCAACGCGCCGCTCCAGACCGCGTGGGCCGGCTCCTCGTGGCCCAAGGCCGCCGAGATCATCAAGCACACCTACAGCGGCTGGCCCAACTCCGGCCGCTTCGCCACGATGCTGCGCTCCGTGTATCTGCCGGAGATCATCAACGGCTCGGGCTCCAACGGCAATTGGGAACTCAGCATGAACGAGGCCGCGCTCGGCATCGCGGTCCATCTGGAGGACCGCGGCGCCTACGACAAGACGGTCGGCATCTTCCGCAACCGTGTGCCCGCGTTCATCTATCTGCCCTCCGACGGCGCGCTGCCGAGGACGGTGCCCGGCAGCGGCCTCGACACGCGCGACGAGATCATCGGCTACTGGCACAACCAGTCCACCTTCATGCAGGGCCTCGCGCAGGAGACCTGCCGCGACCTGACCCACACCGGCTACGGCCTCTCCGCCATCTCGCACGTCGCCGAGACCAGCCGGATCCAGGGCCAGGACCTCTACCCCGAGGTGGGGGACCGGCTGCGGCACGCGTTCGGGCTGCACACCAAGTACCAGAACGGCGAGCCCGTCCCCGGCAACCTGTGCGGCGGCAGTCTCAAGGACAACCTCGGACCGATCAGCGAAGTCGCCTTCAACGCGCTGGGCAACCGGCTCGGCAACGCCATGACCAACACCCAGCTCTACACCGAGCGGATGCGCCCCCAGGGCACGAACAACCTGTTCGTCGCCTGGGAGACGCTGACGCACGCCAACAACCCCGCGTGA
- a CDS encoding M4 family metallopeptidase, translating into MRPTPSRRITATGALIAVTALLAVGVQAGGAAAAPTAPAAPVAGKADPGALPKSLSPAERAELLREANATKAATADELGLGAQEKLVVRDVVQDRDGTTHTRYERTYAGLPVLGGDLVVATSKAGATEGVSKASRAALTSVDTSADIPAAAAEKQALSLAKADGAAKAATERAPRKVVWMASGKPTLAYETVVGGVQEGGTPNELHVVTDAASGEKLFEWQGVHEGTGNTQYSGTVTLGTAPSFTLTDTGRGNHKTYNLNRGSSGTGTLFSGTDDVWGNGLASNAETAGADAHFGAALTWDYFKNVHGRSGIRGDGVGAYSRVHYGNNYVNAFWQDSCFCMTYGDGAGNAKPLTSIDVAAHEMSHGVTSVTAGLVYSGESGGLNEATSDIFAAGVEFNAANASDVGDYLVGEKIDINGNGTPLRYMDKPSKDGASKDYWYSGIGSVDVHYSSGPANHFFYLLSEGSGTKTINGVSYNSATSDGLPVTGIGRAKAEQIWFKALTTKFTSTTNYAAARTGTLAVAGELYGTTSAEYKSVADAWAGIAVGSRPGGGGNTGTVFENNTAVAIPDNGAAVTSTVNVTGRTGNAPATLPVAVDITHTWRGDLVIDLLAPDGTAYRLKNSSSADSADNVQETFTVNASSEVANGAWKLRVQDVAAQDTGRINSVKLTFP; encoded by the coding sequence GTGAGACCCACGCCCAGCCGCCGCATCACCGCGACCGGCGCTCTGATCGCAGTCACAGCCCTTCTCGCCGTCGGCGTCCAGGCCGGCGGCGCTGCCGCCGCGCCGACCGCCCCGGCGGCACCGGTCGCCGGCAAGGCCGACCCCGGCGCGCTCCCCAAGTCGCTCTCCCCCGCCGAGCGCGCCGAGCTGCTTCGCGAGGCCAACGCCACCAAGGCGGCCACGGCCGACGAACTCGGCCTCGGCGCCCAGGAGAAGCTCGTCGTACGCGATGTCGTCCAGGACCGTGACGGCACCACGCACACCCGCTACGAGCGCACCTACGCCGGTCTCCCCGTCCTCGGCGGTGACCTCGTCGTCGCCACCTCGAAGGCGGGCGCCACCGAAGGCGTCTCCAAGGCGTCCCGGGCGGCCCTCACCTCCGTCGACACGAGCGCCGACATCCCGGCCGCCGCCGCGGAGAAGCAGGCGCTGTCCCTGGCGAAGGCGGACGGTGCGGCGAAGGCCGCGACCGAGCGCGCTCCGCGCAAGGTCGTCTGGATGGCGAGCGGCAAGCCGACCCTCGCGTACGAGACGGTCGTCGGCGGTGTCCAGGAGGGCGGTACGCCGAACGAGCTGCACGTCGTCACCGACGCGGCCTCCGGCGAGAAGCTCTTCGAGTGGCAGGGCGTCCACGAGGGCACCGGCAACACCCAGTACAGCGGCACGGTGACGCTGGGCACGGCGCCCTCGTTCACCCTGACCGACACCGGGCGGGGCAACCACAAGACGTACAACCTGAACCGCGGCTCCTCGGGCACCGGCACCCTCTTCTCGGGCACGGACGACGTCTGGGGCAACGGCCTCGCCTCGAACGCGGAGACCGCCGGCGCCGACGCGCACTTCGGTGCCGCGCTCACGTGGGACTACTTCAAGAACGTGCACGGCCGTTCCGGTATCCGGGGCGACGGTGTCGGCGCGTACTCCCGCGTGCACTACGGCAACAACTACGTCAACGCCTTCTGGCAGGACAGCTGCTTCTGCATGACGTACGGCGACGGCGCGGGCAACGCGAAGCCGCTGACCTCCATCGACGTGGCCGCGCACGAGATGTCGCACGGCGTCACCTCGGTGACCGCGGGCCTCGTCTACAGCGGTGAGTCCGGCGGCCTCAACGAGGCGACCTCGGACATCTTCGCCGCGGGCGTTGAGTTCAACGCCGCCAACGCCTCGGACGTGGGCGACTACCTCGTCGGCGAGAAGATCGACATCAACGGCAACGGCACGCCGCTGCGGTACATGGACAAGCCGAGCAAGGACGGCGCGTCGAAGGACTACTGGTACTCGGGTATCGGCAGCGTCGACGTCCACTACTCGTCGGGTCCGGCGAACCACTTCTTCTACCTGCTCTCCGAGGGCAGCGGCACCAAGACCATCAACGGTGTCAGCTACAACTCGGCGACCTCCGACGGGCTGCCGGTGACCGGCATCGGCCGGGCGAAGGCCGAGCAGATCTGGTTCAAGGCGCTCACCACGAAGTTCACCTCCACGACCAACTACGCGGCGGCCCGCACCGGCACGCTCGCGGTCGCCGGTGAGCTGTACGGCACGACGAGCGCCGAGTACAAGTCGGTCGCCGACGCGTGGGCCGGCATCGCGGTCGGCTCCCGCCCCGGTGGCGGCGGCAACACGGGCACGGTCTTCGAGAACAACACGGCCGTCGCGATCCCGGACAACGGCGCGGCGGTCACCTCGACCGTCAACGTCACCGGCCGTACGGGCAACGCGCCCGCCACCCTCCCGGTCGCGGTGGACATCACGCACACCTGGCGCGGTGACCTGGTCATCGACCTGCTCGCCCCGGACGGGACGGCCTACCGGCTGAAGAACTCCAGCAGCGCCGACTCGGCGGACAACGTCCAGGAGACGTTCACCGTCAACGCGTCGTCGGAGGTGGCGAACGGCGCCTGGAAGCTGCGGGTGCAGGACGTCGCGGCCCAGGACACCGGCCGCATCAACAGCGTGAAGCTCACCTTCCCGTAA
- a CDS encoding helix-turn-helix domain-containing protein encodes MGRSEQIPAETAEFAGRLRALKERTDRSYGSLATQLHLGASTLHRYCHGHALPVDYAPVERLARVVGATAAERVELHRLWLRAHTARTEEEGPGEPQGTAAVVASAGEPVRAAEPVRAAQPEPASEPERRPGEDTGHEPAPAPEPAPGPGAEPEHRDGNAHSDGNADADELDPPSAATAPPPSRLRASRLRRRQIVSAALAVVAVLGGTVVVAADLGNPDSRSDNSGPRPVDPGPDGPVDPVAPSARSGAPSATAGPSASAGGKSGSPSGSPGATGSGRAGGGGGTGARGADGLPGKDEPGARPGPAKPLVWSADSHKWKLDCGHTYLINRAPSAVPPPPAAQDARQWATALGAVHGDESITQATVRAAAGAGPVVVQEAFVRVVGRRAPLAWNAYDMSDGCGGSVTPAVFTADLDAPRPVLRPVDGADENGPLPATRLPYQVTADDPLVLKVEASTDGCDCDWYLEVRWSAGSRTGLTRIDDGGRPFRTSASAADGLHRRDHESGTWVKP; translated from the coding sequence ATGGGCCGGTCGGAGCAGATCCCGGCGGAGACGGCGGAGTTCGCGGGGCGGCTGCGGGCGCTGAAGGAGAGAACGGACCGCAGTTACGGGTCGCTCGCCACCCAACTCCACCTCGGCGCCTCGACTCTGCACCGGTACTGCCACGGGCACGCGCTGCCGGTGGACTACGCGCCGGTGGAGCGGCTGGCCCGGGTGGTCGGCGCGACGGCGGCGGAGCGGGTGGAGCTGCACCGGCTGTGGCTGCGGGCGCACACGGCGCGGACGGAGGAGGAGGGGCCGGGGGAGCCGCAGGGCACGGCGGCGGTCGTGGCCTCCGCCGGGGAGCCCGTACGCGCGGCGGAACCCGTACGCGCGGCACAGCCGGAACCGGCGTCGGAACCGGAGCGGCGGCCGGGCGAAGACACCGGCCACGAACCCGCACCCGCACCTGAACCCGCACCCGGGCCCGGCGCTGAACCCGAGCACAGGGACGGGAATGCGCACTCGGACGGGAACGCGGACGCGGACGAACTCGATCCGCCGTCCGCCGCCACGGCCCCGCCCCCGTCCCGGCTCCGTGCCTCCCGGCTGCGCCGCCGTCAGATCGTGAGCGCCGCGCTCGCCGTCGTCGCCGTCCTCGGCGGGACCGTCGTGGTCGCGGCCGACCTGGGCAACCCGGACTCACGGAGCGACAACAGCGGCCCCCGGCCGGTCGATCCGGGCCCGGACGGCCCGGTGGACCCGGTGGCGCCGTCCGCCCGGTCGGGCGCCCCGTCGGCGACGGCCGGTCCCTCGGCGTCCGCCGGCGGCAAGAGCGGTTCACCGTCCGGGTCGCCCGGCGCGACCGGCTCGGGCAGGGCCGGGGGCGGTGGCGGCACCGGCGCGCGAGGCGCCGACGGCCTGCCCGGCAAGGACGAGCCCGGCGCCCGGCCCGGCCCGGCGAAGCCCCTCGTCTGGAGCGCGGACAGCCACAAGTGGAAGCTGGACTGCGGCCATACGTATCTGATCAACCGCGCCCCCTCCGCCGTACCGCCGCCGCCCGCCGCCCAGGACGCCCGCCAGTGGGCGACGGCACTCGGCGCGGTGCACGGCGACGAGTCGATCACCCAGGCCACGGTGCGCGCGGCGGCCGGCGCGGGCCCGGTCGTCGTCCAGGAGGCCTTCGTCCGGGTGGTGGGCCGCCGGGCGCCGCTCGCGTGGAACGCGTACGACATGAGCGACGGCTGCGGCGGGTCGGTCACCCCCGCCGTGTTCACCGCCGACCTCGACGCGCCGCGGCCGGTGCTGCGCCCCGTCGACGGCGCCGACGAGAACGGGCCGCTGCCCGCGACCCGGCTTCCGTACCAGGTGACGGCGGACGATCCGCTCGTGCTGAAGGTCGAGGCGAGCACCGACGGCTGCGACTGCGACTGGTATCTGGAGGTGCGCTGGTCGGCCGGGAGCCGTACGGGGCTCACCCGGATCGACGACGGGGGCCGGCCGTTCCGTACGAGCGCGTCGGCGGCGGACGGGCTCCACCGGCGCGACCACGAGTCCGGGACATGGGTGAAGCCCTGA
- a CDS encoding ABC transporter ATP-binding protein: protein MTSSPTTTGDGPSRPEETAGPGSGTTVTVPVAPGPAGVRTAVPAEGAGPATRPTDAPPGSPTDAPSAAEHLPAPGDDDPFAQDALPAPPGATGALLRSLLRARRGRVALAALFLLLQQAAVQAGPLLVAYAIDRGVPAFRAHDNGPLIAVAVGYLLCSAGSGVFQYAYIRSSARVNQDVLLDLRGRIFRHAQALSVDFHERYTSGRLISRSTADVESLRELLSEGLQELIGVVLAFVYISAMLLYLDIGIGGLAVLSFVPLYALVRLYQHRAGTIFGRRSTAIAAVIVKFAETMNGIRPVQAFRREDANDARFHELNHHHERTNGDALLEMARYVVGSRLVANTAVAGIVLWGAYRVAEGTLALGVLAASVLFLRRLYDPIDRLGMFLNSYQSAAASLEKIAGLLAQTPSVPEAAESRPLPELTSGHPGREVVFDGVSFAYRTGGEVLPRFDLTIPAGQTVAVVGSTGAGKSTLAKLLARFYDPTEGRVLLDGTDLRDLDTLTLRRGVVMVTQEAFLFSGTVAENIAIGRPDASRDDIERAAKAIGAHDFISGLPEGYDTDVRKRGGRISAGQRQLVAFARALLADPSVLILDEATSSLDIPGERAVQRAMDTVLGGRTAVVIAHRLSTVEIADRVLVMDHGRVVEDGSPSELIAGVGRFAGLHRAWRDSLA from the coding sequence ATGACGTCGTCGCCGACGACCACGGGCGACGGCCCGTCCCGGCCGGAGGAGACCGCGGGCCCCGGCAGCGGCACCACCGTCACCGTGCCGGTGGCACCGGGACCGGCCGGCGTACGCACCGCCGTACCGGCCGAGGGAGCGGGACCGGCCACGCGACCGACCGACGCGCCGCCCGGCTCACCGACCGACGCGCCCTCCGCCGCCGAGCATCTGCCCGCCCCCGGGGATGACGATCCGTTCGCCCAGGACGCCCTGCCCGCCCCGCCCGGAGCCACCGGCGCGCTGCTCCGGTCGCTGCTGCGCGCCCGGCGCGGCCGGGTCGCCCTCGCCGCGCTGTTCCTGCTGCTCCAGCAGGCGGCGGTGCAGGCGGGGCCGCTGCTCGTCGCGTACGCCATCGACCGGGGCGTACCCGCGTTCCGTGCCCACGACAACGGCCCGCTGATCGCCGTCGCCGTCGGCTATCTCCTCTGTTCCGCCGGGTCCGGCGTCTTCCAGTACGCCTACATCCGCTCCTCGGCCCGGGTCAACCAGGACGTGCTCCTCGATCTGCGGGGCCGGATCTTCCGCCATGCCCAGGCGCTGAGCGTGGACTTCCACGAGCGCTACACCTCGGGCCGGCTGATCTCACGCTCCACCGCCGACGTGGAATCGCTGCGCGAACTGCTCTCCGAGGGGCTCCAGGAGCTCATCGGGGTCGTCCTCGCCTTCGTCTACATCTCGGCGATGCTGCTCTATCTGGACATCGGCATCGGCGGACTCGCCGTGCTCTCCTTCGTCCCGCTGTACGCGCTGGTGCGGCTGTACCAGCACCGGGCCGGGACCATCTTCGGCAGGCGGTCCACGGCCATCGCGGCGGTGATCGTGAAGTTCGCGGAGACGATGAACGGCATCCGCCCCGTCCAGGCGTTCCGCCGCGAGGACGCGAACGACGCCCGGTTCCACGAGCTGAACCACCACCACGAACGCACCAACGGCGACGCGCTCCTGGAGATGGCGCGCTATGTGGTGGGGTCCCGGCTCGTCGCCAACACCGCCGTCGCCGGGATCGTCCTGTGGGGCGCCTACCGGGTGGCCGAGGGCACGCTGGCCCTCGGGGTGCTCGCCGCGTCGGTGCTGTTCCTGCGCAGGCTGTACGACCCGATCGACCGGCTCGGGATGTTCCTCAACTCGTACCAGTCGGCGGCGGCCTCGCTGGAGAAGATCGCGGGCCTGCTGGCCCAGACGCCGTCCGTGCCGGAGGCGGCGGAGTCCCGCCCGCTGCCGGAGCTGACGAGCGGCCATCCGGGCCGGGAGGTCGTGTTCGACGGGGTCAGCTTCGCGTACCGCACGGGCGGTGAGGTCCTGCCCCGCTTCGACCTGACGATCCCGGCCGGGCAGACGGTCGCCGTCGTCGGCTCGACGGGCGCGGGCAAGTCGACGCTGGCGAAGCTGCTGGCCCGGTTCTACGACCCGACCGAGGGCCGGGTGCTGCTCGACGGCACCGATCTGCGTGATCTGGACACCCTCACCCTGCGGCGCGGGGTGGTGATGGTGACCCAGGAGGCGTTCCTCTTCTCGGGCACGGTCGCCGAGAACATCGCGATCGGCCGCCCCGACGCGTCGCGCGACGACATCGAGCGGGCGGCGAAGGCGATCGGCGCGCACGACTTCATCAGCGGTCTGCCGGAGGGGTACGACACGGACGTACGGAAGCGGGGCGGCCGGATCTCGGCCGGTCAGCGCCAGTTGGTGGCCTTCGCCCGCGCGCTGCTCGCCGACCCGTCCGTCCTGATCCTGGACGAGGCGACGAGTTCGCTGGACATTCCGGGTGAGCGGGCGGTGCAGCGGGCGATGGACACGGTGCTGGGCGGCCGTACGGCGGTGGTGATCGCGCACCGGCTGTCCACGGTGGAGATCGCCGACCGGGTGCTGGTGATGGACCACGGCCGGGTCGTGGAGGACGGCTCCCCGTCCGAACTGATCGCCGGGGTGGGCCGTTTCGCGGGTCTGCACCGCGCCTGGCGGGACAGCCTGGCCTGA
- the glgP gene encoding alpha-glucan family phosphorylase yields the protein MKAIRRFTVRPVLPDTLRPLSDLARNLRWSWHPETRALFEAVDPGGWAAAGRDPVRLLGAVSATRLAELAGDPVFLDRLGGVARDLDAYLRDGRWYQEQSGQGAELPAAVAYFSPEFGVTAALPQYSGGLGILAGDHLKAASDLGVPLVGVGLLYRHGYFRQSLSRDGWQQEHYPVLDPNELPLSLLREEDGRPTRVALTLPGGRSLRACVWQARVGRVPLLLLDSDIEDNGPAEREVTDRLYGGGSEHRLLQEMLLGIGGVRAVRAYCRLSGHPEPEVFHTNEGHAGFQGLERIRELVDTGLGFDTALEAVRGGTLFTTHTPVPAGIDRFDRGLVARHFGDDGELPGVAAEEVLDLGRETFPGGEPNLFNMAAMGLRLAQRANGVSTLHGAVSRQMFAGLWPGFDPGDVPITSVTNGVHAPTWVAPEIAALGTGAGGRTGAGGSTGTGTSPAAVGVAGVPDADLWAVRRTLREQLVHEVRDRLRASWHQRGAADAELGWIDGVLDPDILTIGFARRVPSYKRLTLMLRDRERLTELLLHPERPIQIVVAGKAHPADDGGKRLIQELVKFADDPRVRHRVVFLPDYGMAMAQKLYPGCDVWLNNPLRPLEACGTSGMKAALNGCLNLSVLDGWWDEWFEPDFGWAIPTADGSASDEDRRDVLEANALYALIEDRVAPRFYDRTQPGGDGGADTDNAPALPGRWIEMVRRTMTTLGPKVLADRMVREYVERLYAPAAHAHRALDPATAGELADWKNLVRAAWPAVAVDHVEAVSATTAGGSAELGSTLALRVRVTLGRLLPDDVEVQAVAGRVGADDTIADAQVFPLKPAGGPDDAGRWVYEGPLALDRTGPFGYTVRVLPTHPMLAAADLGLVALPTEATGEGAGVLMR from the coding sequence GTGAAGGCAATCCGTCGATTCACCGTGCGCCCCGTCCTGCCCGACACCCTGCGACCACTCAGCGACCTCGCGCGCAATCTGCGCTGGTCCTGGCACCCCGAGACCCGCGCGCTCTTCGAGGCCGTCGACCCCGGGGGCTGGGCCGCCGCCGGCCGTGACCCGGTGCGGCTGCTCGGGGCCGTGTCCGCCACCCGGCTGGCGGAGCTGGCCGGGGACCCGGTGTTCCTCGACCGGCTGGGCGGTGTCGCCCGTGACCTCGACGCCTATCTGCGCGACGGCCGCTGGTACCAGGAACAGAGCGGCCAGGGCGCCGAGCTGCCCGCGGCCGTCGCGTACTTCTCACCCGAGTTCGGTGTCACCGCCGCCCTGCCCCAGTACTCCGGCGGCCTCGGCATCCTCGCCGGGGACCATCTCAAGGCCGCCAGCGACCTGGGCGTACCGCTCGTCGGGGTCGGACTGCTCTACCGGCACGGCTACTTCCGCCAGTCCCTCTCCCGCGACGGCTGGCAGCAGGAGCACTATCCCGTCCTCGACCCGAACGAACTGCCGCTCAGCCTCCTGAGGGAGGAGGACGGGCGGCCCACCCGTGTCGCGCTCACCCTGCCCGGCGGCCGGTCGCTGCGGGCCTGCGTCTGGCAGGCGCGCGTCGGCCGGGTGCCGCTCCTGCTGCTCGACTCGGACATAGAGGACAACGGCCCGGCGGAGCGCGAGGTGACCGACCGTCTCTACGGCGGCGGCAGCGAACACCGGCTCCTCCAGGAGATGCTGCTCGGCATCGGCGGCGTCCGCGCCGTCCGCGCGTACTGCCGGCTCTCCGGCCACCCCGAGCCCGAGGTCTTCCACACCAACGAGGGCCACGCGGGCTTCCAGGGCCTGGAGCGCATCCGTGAACTCGTCGACACGGGGCTCGGGTTCGACACCGCGCTGGAGGCCGTCCGGGGCGGGACGCTGTTCACCACCCACACCCCCGTGCCCGCCGGCATCGACCGGTTCGACCGCGGCCTCGTCGCCCGCCACTTCGGCGACGACGGAGAACTGCCCGGCGTCGCCGCCGAGGAGGTGCTGGATCTCGGCCGGGAGACCTTCCCCGGCGGCGAGCCGAACCTCTTCAACATGGCCGCCATGGGCCTGCGGCTCGCCCAGCGCGCCAACGGCGTCTCCACCCTGCACGGCGCCGTCAGCCGCCAGATGTTCGCCGGGCTCTGGCCGGGCTTCGACCCGGGGGACGTACCGATCACCTCCGTCACCAACGGCGTGCACGCCCCGACCTGGGTCGCGCCCGAGATCGCCGCGCTCGGTACGGGAGCCGGAGGGAGGACGGGAGCCGGGGGGAGTACCGGAACCGGCACAAGCCCGGCCGCCGTCGGCGTCGCCGGTGTTCCCGACGCCGACCTCTGGGCCGTACGCCGCACCCTGCGCGAGCAGTTGGTGCACGAGGTGCGCGACCGGCTGCGCGCCTCCTGGCACCAGCGCGGCGCGGCCGACGCCGAACTGGGCTGGATCGACGGCGTCCTCGACCCCGACATCCTGACCATCGGCTTCGCCCGGCGCGTCCCCTCGTACAAGCGCCTCACGCTGATGCTGCGCGACCGCGAGCGGCTGACGGAGCTGCTGCTCCACCCCGAGCGGCCGATCCAGATCGTCGTCGCGGGCAAGGCGCACCCGGCGGACGACGGCGGCAAGCGGCTGATCCAGGAGCTGGTGAAGTTCGCCGACGACCCGCGCGTGCGCCACCGCGTGGTCTTCCTGCCCGACTACGGCATGGCGATGGCGCAGAAGCTCTACCCGGGCTGCGACGTCTGGCTGAACAACCCGCTGCGCCCGCTGGAGGCGTGCGGCACGAGCGGGATGAAGGCGGCGCTCAACGGCTGTCTCAACCTGTCGGTGCTGGACGGGTGGTGGGACGAATGGTTCGAGCCGGACTTCGGCTGGGCCATCCCGACGGCCGACGGTTCCGCCTCCGACGAGGACCGGCGCGACGTGCTGGAGGCGAACGCCCTCTACGCGCTGATCGAGGACCGGGTCGCGCCCCGCTTCTACGACCGTACGCAGCCGGGCGGCGACGGCGGCGCGGACACGGACAACGCCCCCGCCCTGCCGGGCCGCTGGATCGAGATGGTCCGCCGCACCATGACCACGCTCGGCCCGAAGGTGCTCGCGGACCGCATGGTGCGGGAGTACGTGGAGCGGCTGTACGCGCCCGCCGCGCACGCCCACCGCGCCCTCGACCCGGCGACGGCGGGGGAGCTGGCCGACTGGAAGAACCTGGTCCGGGCGGCCTGGCCGGCGGTGGCCGTGGACCATGTGGAGGCCGTGTCGGCGACCACGGCGGGCGGCAGCGCCGAACTGGGCTCGACACTCGCGCTGCGGGTGCGCGTCACCCTCGGCCGGCTGCTGCCCGACGACGTCGAGGTGCAGGCCGTCGCGGGCCGGGTGGGCGCCGACGACACGATCGCCGACGCGCAGGTCTTCCCGCTGAAACCGGCGGGCGGGCCCGACGACGCGGGCCGCTGGGTGTACGAGGGTCCGCTTGCCCTCGACCGTACGGGGCCGTTCGGCTACACCGTCCGGGTCCTGCCGACGCATCCGATGCTCGCCGCCGCCGACCTGGGGCTGGTCGCGCTGCCGACCGAGGCCACGGGGGAGGGCGCGGGCGTACTGATGCGGTGA